Genomic DNA from Triticum dicoccoides isolate Atlit2015 ecotype Zavitan chromosome 4B, WEW_v2.0, whole genome shotgun sequence:
gaagtcaaacaaatcaggcaggcaagcaatgacttcacgaagacagacTGTAAAGTAAGGAGAGTAGGGGATAGAacaagttgcttggtgaagacaaggatttggtagacaagttccagttgctgtgacaactgtacgtctggttagggaggctgagatttaacttagaagactatgtattcaccttattccccttgagctaaggacacccagtcctcgcccagtcactctggtaagtctttgaggtagacttccaaaccttcacagacttcgttcaccggcaatccacaatgactcttggatactcagaacgtgacgcctaaccggatggaggattcacagtcctcgagtgtaacaagtctttagatcacacgggcataaagactttagtgatgcctaacactctttggctctaggtgttttgggcttAGTCCTCGCAaggttctctctctcaaatgcttcggaggtgggttgctctcaaacgacaaaagtcatgcacaaactctaagcagccaccaatttatggtgtagggcgtGGGCTAGTTTATCAGCCGTGCACTAACTCAAACGATGCTGCTGATAAACCCATCAAAGGCCGACAACCTAGTTTGAGTTGTTGATTACCAACGGGCAAGGAAATTACAAGAAGTTCAAAATTTTCTTGATCCTCAAGAAACACCAGAATTACACTAACTTCAGAACTTTCTTGATCATCATGCACAGCTCTACCATTACAAGTCAAGTCCCACTAGGAAATTCCCCACGATCAGCAAAGAGTAAGATGAAAGAGCAACTAAGTCATGGCAAGAAGACTAGAATGAATGTACATCCGGTAAGCCTGCAGCGGCATTACgtcgaacaccaccctcgccgccggcCAGAGCCTCAGCTCGGTGAGCGGGTCGTCTGCTCCGCATGACATGACACTCGACGCCGCAGCACCCGTGTTGCCCATGATATCCCCGGGCGCCAGAGGGAACAGCTCGAGGCACTCCCTCTCCGCCGGACATGTCTCAGCCTCTGACACGTCCTCGGTCGAATGAAGGGACATCCTGACATCCCCGCTCGTCAGAAGAAACAGCGGCAGGCATCCCGGCATGACCTCGGGGCTCACGGCCTGTCGGGCGATGGAAGGAGCCCACAGGCGCGGGTACCCCTGCAAGGAGGGCGCGTGCTTGTGGAGGACGGAGTTCCAGCGGTTCTTGATGGCGTTGTCGGTGCGGCCGGAGAGGAACTCGGCGATGGTGGACCAGCGGTTGCCGTATGTGTCCTGGTACTTGACGATGAGCATGTCCTCCTCAGGGGTGAAGGGCTTGACGGCCCCCACCCTGGGGTCGAGGTGCTGGCACCAGCACACGCGGCACGACTTGGAGTTGCGGCCGAGCAGCCCTCGGCAGATGGCGTCCCAGTTGTGCGGGCCGCCGCACCGACGCACCTGCTCCCGCAGCAGGTCGTCCTCTGTCTTGGTCCACATCTTCTTGACCGCGTGCGGCAAGCCGTTGCGTTCGCAGGCGTCGGCGTCGGATCCCAACGTGCTCGGGAAGAATGACGGCGACATCACCACCCCTCTAGCTTGGGATCGCCTCCATGCGGGATGTAGATGATGCGTGCATGTGATGGCAAGAGGCCGGAAGAGAAGGTGGACGAGTTGCGGGTGGTTTGTGGAGGCCGCGGCTGCGTGCCGCCTTATATAGACGGACGATGGTTAAACCTAGACGAAGTGGAGTTGGCACCGGATCCGAGAAGGAGTCCAAACGGCGTCGGCTGCAAGGAAAGAAGACAGGTGAAGTGGAAAAAGCTCACTGAGAGTAGTTTATCTCCCCGTACCCATTCATGGATCCACTGTCCGTGGTTAATTTGAGATCCGTGCTATTTTTCTGGTCGTCGTTAAAATTAAACTC
This window encodes:
- the LOC119292759 gene encoding transcription factor MYB44-like; its protein translation is MWTKTEDDLLREQVRRCGGPHNWDAICRGLLGRNSKSCRVCWCQHLDPRVGAVKPFTPEEDMLIVKYQDTYGNRWSTIAEFLSGRTDNAIKNRWNSVLHKHAPSLQGYPRLWAPSIARQAVSPEVMPGCLPLFLLTSGDVRMSLHSTEDVSEAETCPAERECLELFPLAPGDIMGNTGAAASSVMSCGADDPLTELRLWPAARVVFDVMPLQAYRMYIHSSLLAMT